From Bicyclus anynana chromosome 7, ilBicAnyn1.1, whole genome shotgun sequence, the proteins below share one genomic window:
- the LOC112058227 gene encoding flexible cuticle protein 12-like, with the protein MKSLVVFACLAAVVLCAPPKPATDDASLRFLPAIRHEEVHDEFGQYALRYITAENTVVSERGKLVPSQRGGYVLEIEGQYSFIGDDGKVYVTKYRGGPDGFHVDAKHLPQPVRPLPV; encoded by the exons ATGAAATCG tTGGTAGTGTTTGCTTGTCTGGCAGCAGTGGTGTTGTGTGCACCTCCCAAACCCGCGACCGATGACGCGTCCCTGAGGTTCTTGCCAGCAATTAGACACGAAGAGGTCCACGATGAATTCGGCCAGTACGCGCTTCGGTATATCACAGCTGAAA ataCAGTCGTGTCGGAGCGCGGCAAGCTAGTGCCGAGCCAACGCGGCGGTTACGTGTTAGAGATCGAGGGCCAGTACAGCTTCATCGGAGACGACGGCAAGGTGTACGTCACCAAGTACAGAGGTGGTCCCGACGGCTTCCACGTCGACGCCAAACACTTACCGCAGCCCGTCCGACCTTTacctgtttaa
- the LOC112058150 gene encoding uncharacterized protein LOC112058150 isoform X2 produces MALLPYIFLSISIVCCSVSADCTIPIVLRNTWFSFENGQQTITDINASEMTARGKCVNIKADYHVNYTMVFHYTECYYCVKLIVRTVNVLEKIETPCVNLGADEEPTVERVCRGLNPDQNLITLFSENSVPVNCRSSLEGVWQFAYQNRFRFTGECNHPDAQIKSCQTAGTQFLITNQKFNITYRRCPGMSGTFDGVVEYSCLGHWFVNKNHFFAVANTKESRKDERYRCFLKNRDDDLYIGASITPQCNTLKTVEKSPERYRINPVKAEVVEPGCRLPQNFSGEWINTANIDADVFINETHIIETYYPDEGRYRRTIYVCREQRDSRVMMARLTVDGCQKDYVCFDFVPQHHNVIRYRKGLAMIQSNFHTVCSWVQFPNKQQWRYDIFLKKDPSPIRCPVAGKFNFTQRGDVRFETRILGGVTLSPRPNLYCKWNISDFSVCDVDQKTIQIKENYCLSVDYLGRPVDIYSDPDYRMKCIGYWKENLKSYLITYDELDPFSKYRCWVYQRADLNRVLMSQALGPYCDLKQDVTSWNYTEGAAVAVEMEEYERERDQCPMHFDDGSDPWSTKENFIKVFSFTYSFWRSNSATRIDVFIPVLLLVLIRFLLH; encoded by the exons atggcTTTGCTGCCATACATATTTCTCTCGATATCCATAGTATGTTGTTCTG TTTCAGCCGATTGCACCATTCCTATAGTCCTACGGAATACGTGGTTCTCTTTTGAAAATGGACAACAAACAATTACTGACATTAACGCCAGTGAGATGACTGCGAG aGGCAAATGTGTCAACATAAAGGCAGACTACCATGTCAACTATACTATGGTATTCCACTACACAGAATGCTATTATTGTGTGAAGCTTATAGTGAGAACTGTAAATGTACTGGAGAAAATTGAAACACCCTGTGTCAACCTGGGTGCCGATGAGGAGCCAACAGTTGAGAGAGTGTGCAGGGGCCTTAATCCGGATCAAAATCTAATCACATTGTTCTCAGAGAACTCTGTTCCA GTCAACTGCAGATCATCACTTGAAGGAGTCTGGCAGTTTGCCTATCAGAATCGTTTTAGATTCACCGGTGAATGCAATCATCCAGATGCACAGATCAAATCCTGCCAGACGGCTGGCACACAGTTCCTGATCACCAATCAGAAGTTTAATATAACTTACAGAAGATGTCCTGGCATGTCTGGCACTTTTGATGGTGTTGTTGAATATAGCTGTCTTG gtCACTGGTTTGTTAACAAAAACCACTTCTTTGCCGTTGCCAACACAAAAGAATCTCGTAAAGATGAAAGGTATAGGTGCTTCTTGAAGAACAGAGATGATGACTTGTACATTGGTGCCTCTATCACGCCCCAGTGCAATACATTGAAGACTGTAGAGAAGTCCCCTGAGAGATACAGAATTAATCCTGTTAAG GCAGAAGTAGTAGAGCCAGGATGTCGATTGCCACAAAATTTCTCAGGTGAATGGATCAACACGGCCAACATAGATGCCGATGTGTTCATCAACGAGACACACATCATTGAAACGTACTATCCAGATGAGGGACGGTATAGGCGCACTATTTATGTTTGcag AGAGCAACGCGATTCAAGAGTGATGATGGCCCGCCTTACTGTCGACGGTTGTCAAAAGGATTATGTGTGTTTCGATTTTGTGCCCCAGCATCACAATGTTATAAG GTACCGGAAAGGCCTAGCCATGATACAGAGCAATTTCCACACAGTGTGCTCATGGGTGCAGTTCCCCAATAAACAGCAATGGCGTTACGATATATTCCTCAAGAAAGATCCATCGCCCATTCGTTGTCCCGTCGCTGGAAAGTTTAACTTTACACAGAGAGGAGATGTCAGATTTGAGACTAGGATCCTTGGAGGTGTAACTCTCAGTCCCCGTCCAAACCTGTACTGTAAATGGAATATAAGTGATTTCTCAG TGTGTGATGTTGATCAGAAAACAATACAGATAAAGGAAAACTATTGTCTGTCTGTGGACTATTTGGGCAGGCCAGTGGATATCTACAGTGACCCAGATTACAGGATGAAATGTATTGGCTATTGGAAGGAGAACCTCAAGTCTTACCTCATTACTTATGACGAGTTAGATCCTTTCTCCAAATATAGATGTTGGGTGTATCAGAGGGCTgatttaaatag ggTTCTTATGTCTCAAGCTTTGGGTCCATATTGCGATTTGAAACAGGATGTGACGTCATGGAACTACACAGAAGGCGCTGCAGTTGCCGTAGAAATGGAGGAATACGAAAGGGAGAGGGATCAATGTCCGATGCATTTTGATGACGGCAGTGACCCCTGGTCGACTAAAGAGAACTTTATAAAAGTCTTCTCATTCACTTACTCTTTTTGGAGAAGCAATAGTGCGACTAGGATAGACGTTTTTATACCAGTGCTGTTGTTAGTTTTAATCAGATTTCTACTGCATTGA
- the LOC112058150 gene encoding uncharacterized protein LOC112058150 isoform X1 translates to MALLPYIFLSISIVCCSVLSVSADCTIPIVLRNTWFSFENGQQTITDINASEMTARGKCVNIKADYHVNYTMVFHYTECYYCVKLIVRTVNVLEKIETPCVNLGADEEPTVERVCRGLNPDQNLITLFSENSVPVNCRSSLEGVWQFAYQNRFRFTGECNHPDAQIKSCQTAGTQFLITNQKFNITYRRCPGMSGTFDGVVEYSCLGHWFVNKNHFFAVANTKESRKDERYRCFLKNRDDDLYIGASITPQCNTLKTVEKSPERYRINPVKAEVVEPGCRLPQNFSGEWINTANIDADVFINETHIIETYYPDEGRYRRTIYVCREQRDSRVMMARLTVDGCQKDYVCFDFVPQHHNVIRYRKGLAMIQSNFHTVCSWVQFPNKQQWRYDIFLKKDPSPIRCPVAGKFNFTQRGDVRFETRILGGVTLSPRPNLYCKWNISDFSVCDVDQKTIQIKENYCLSVDYLGRPVDIYSDPDYRMKCIGYWKENLKSYLITYDELDPFSKYRCWVYQRADLNRVLMSQALGPYCDLKQDVTSWNYTEGAAVAVEMEEYERERDQCPMHFDDGSDPWSTKENFIKVFSFTYSFWRSNSATRIDVFIPVLLLVLIRFLLH, encoded by the exons atggcTTTGCTGCCATACATATTTCTCTCGATATCCATAGTATGTTGTTCTG TATTATCAGTTTCAGCCGATTGCACCATTCCTATAGTCCTACGGAATACGTGGTTCTCTTTTGAAAATGGACAACAAACAATTACTGACATTAACGCCAGTGAGATGACTGCGAG aGGCAAATGTGTCAACATAAAGGCAGACTACCATGTCAACTATACTATGGTATTCCACTACACAGAATGCTATTATTGTGTGAAGCTTATAGTGAGAACTGTAAATGTACTGGAGAAAATTGAAACACCCTGTGTCAACCTGGGTGCCGATGAGGAGCCAACAGTTGAGAGAGTGTGCAGGGGCCTTAATCCGGATCAAAATCTAATCACATTGTTCTCAGAGAACTCTGTTCCA GTCAACTGCAGATCATCACTTGAAGGAGTCTGGCAGTTTGCCTATCAGAATCGTTTTAGATTCACCGGTGAATGCAATCATCCAGATGCACAGATCAAATCCTGCCAGACGGCTGGCACACAGTTCCTGATCACCAATCAGAAGTTTAATATAACTTACAGAAGATGTCCTGGCATGTCTGGCACTTTTGATGGTGTTGTTGAATATAGCTGTCTTG gtCACTGGTTTGTTAACAAAAACCACTTCTTTGCCGTTGCCAACACAAAAGAATCTCGTAAAGATGAAAGGTATAGGTGCTTCTTGAAGAACAGAGATGATGACTTGTACATTGGTGCCTCTATCACGCCCCAGTGCAATACATTGAAGACTGTAGAGAAGTCCCCTGAGAGATACAGAATTAATCCTGTTAAG GCAGAAGTAGTAGAGCCAGGATGTCGATTGCCACAAAATTTCTCAGGTGAATGGATCAACACGGCCAACATAGATGCCGATGTGTTCATCAACGAGACACACATCATTGAAACGTACTATCCAGATGAGGGACGGTATAGGCGCACTATTTATGTTTGcag AGAGCAACGCGATTCAAGAGTGATGATGGCCCGCCTTACTGTCGACGGTTGTCAAAAGGATTATGTGTGTTTCGATTTTGTGCCCCAGCATCACAATGTTATAAG GTACCGGAAAGGCCTAGCCATGATACAGAGCAATTTCCACACAGTGTGCTCATGGGTGCAGTTCCCCAATAAACAGCAATGGCGTTACGATATATTCCTCAAGAAAGATCCATCGCCCATTCGTTGTCCCGTCGCTGGAAAGTTTAACTTTACACAGAGAGGAGATGTCAGATTTGAGACTAGGATCCTTGGAGGTGTAACTCTCAGTCCCCGTCCAAACCTGTACTGTAAATGGAATATAAGTGATTTCTCAG TGTGTGATGTTGATCAGAAAACAATACAGATAAAGGAAAACTATTGTCTGTCTGTGGACTATTTGGGCAGGCCAGTGGATATCTACAGTGACCCAGATTACAGGATGAAATGTATTGGCTATTGGAAGGAGAACCTCAAGTCTTACCTCATTACTTATGACGAGTTAGATCCTTTCTCCAAATATAGATGTTGGGTGTATCAGAGGGCTgatttaaatag ggTTCTTATGTCTCAAGCTTTGGGTCCATATTGCGATTTGAAACAGGATGTGACGTCATGGAACTACACAGAAGGCGCTGCAGTTGCCGTAGAAATGGAGGAATACGAAAGGGAGAGGGATCAATGTCCGATGCATTTTGATGACGGCAGTGACCCCTGGTCGACTAAAGAGAACTTTATAAAAGTCTTCTCATTCACTTACTCTTTTTGGAGAAGCAATAGTGCGACTAGGATAGACGTTTTTATACCAGTGCTGTTGTTAGTTTTAATCAGATTTCTACTGCATTGA
- the LOC112058151 gene encoding protein FAM32A — MVEEDEYACVNRAQLKIKDNSGIKKKKKKKTNKETEKIIEEEVKQQIKQQANTETKTKAELAFLKMQEKMKKQRIQQKAEMTHKQRVEKFNQHLDSLTEHFDIPKVSWTK; from the exons atggTGGAGGAAGATGAATACGCTTGTGTTAATAGAGCACAATTAAAAATCAAGGACAACTCTGgaataaagaagaaaaagaagaagaagacaaaCAAAGAAACGGAGAAAATAATTGAGGAGGAAGTAAAGCAACAAATCAAGCAACAAGCAAACACGGAAACTAAGACAAAAGCAGAATTGGCGTTCTTGAAGATGCAGGAGAAAATG aaaaagCAAAGAATCCAACAAAAGGCAGAAATGACTCATAAACAGCGAGTTGAGAAGTTTAACCAACACCTGGACAGCCTTACAGAACACTTTGATATACCTAAAGTGTCCTGGACGAAAtag